The following proteins come from a genomic window of Nicotiana tomentosiformis chromosome 12, ASM39032v3, whole genome shotgun sequence:
- the LOC104109692 gene encoding probable inactive ATP-dependent zinc metalloprotease FTSHI 2, chloroplastic: MACNCVLNSQFFPSFPQFNKPHCRKNRTPLIISCSSDSPTTEEDKKLRFNQLGLLNLSVTLTVLSTSLVRPANAAKVSEKRRSTKKTEALTPQELKKWSQGLPTVSNRLPYTEILDLKREGKLKHIIKPPNVELKQRPEVVLAVLEDSKVVRIVLPSVESDPRFWSEWDDLKIDGLCMNAYTPPLKKPELPSPYLGFLSNIPAWMLSFVKAKPQSKKALELKRVREELKRRQNQELAKMRVERERMEKAMKTQKKVEERKRKRELKRMRYEESLRQASRSSQDMARMWETLASDSNVATALGLVFFYIFYRTVVLSYRRQKKDYEDRLKIEKAEADEKKKMRELEREMEGLEGVDDDDEEEGRKGEENPYMKMAMQFMRSGARVRRARNKKLPQYLERGVDVKFSDVAGLGKIREELEEIVKFFTHGEMYRRRGVKIPGGILLCGPPGVGKTLLAKAVAGEAGVNFFSISASQFVEIYVGVGASRVRALYQEARENAPSVVFIDELDAVGRERGLIKGSGGQERDATLNQLLVCLDGFEGKGEVITIASTNRPDILDPALVRPGRFDRKIYIPKPGLIGRIEILKVHARKKPMAPDLDYMAVASMTDGMVGAELANIVEVAAINMMRDGRPEITTDDLLQAAQIEERGMLDRKERSPEMWKQVAINEAAMAVVAVNFPDLRNIEFVTIAPRAGRELGYVRMKMDHVKFKEGMLSRQSLLDHITVQLAPRAADELWYGKDQLSTIWAETADNARSAARTLVLGGLSEKHYGLSSFWVADRINDIDSEALRILHKCYGRAKEILERNRNLMDAVVDILVEKKSLQKEEFFNLVKLHGSLQPMPPSVVDLRSAKRLEFQDTLTKQKEVVSQGRK, from the exons ATGGCCTGTAATTGCGTTCTAAATTCTCAATTTTTTCCTTCCTTTCCCCAATTTAACAAACCCCACTGTCGAAAAAATAGAACCCCGTTAATCATTTCATGCAGTTCTGACAGTCCCACAACCGAAGAAGACAAGAAACTTAGGTTTAATCAACTGGGTTTACTTAATCTTTCAGTTACACTCACTGTACTTTCAACTTCACTTGTAAGACCCGCAAATGCAGCAAAAGTCTCCGAAAAGAGACGTTCGACGAAAAAGACTGAAGCTTTAACGCCACAAGAGTTGAAAAAATGGTCACAGGGCCTTCCAACTGTGAGCAATAGGCTGCCTTATACAGAAATATTGGATTTGAAAAGGGAAGGGAAACTTAAGCATATAATTAAACCACCTAATGTAGAGTTAAAGCAACGGCCCGAGGTAGTTTTAGCTGTTTTAGAGGATTCTAAGGTTGTTAGAATTGTGTTACCTTCTGTTGAGAGTGATCCAAGATTTTGGTCTGAATGGGATGACCTGAAAATTGATGGACTTTGTATGAATGCCTATACTCCACCACTGAAAAAACCTGAGCTGCCTTCACCTTATTTGGGGTTCTTGTCAAATATTCCAGCTTGGATGCTTTCTTTTGTGAAGGCCAAGCCACAGTCAAAAAAGGCGTTGGAGCTGAAGAGGGTGAGAGAAGAACTTAAGAGGAGGCAAAACCAGGAGTTAGCAAAGATGAGGGTGGAGAGGGAGAGGATGGAGAAGGCAATGAAAACGCAGAAGAAAGTGGAAGAGAGGAAAAGAAAGAGGGAGTTGAAGAGAATGAGGTATGAGGAGTCGTTGCGTCAAGCAAGTAGAAGTTCTCAGGATATGGCAAGAATGTGGGAAACCTTAGCTAGTGATTCGAATGTTGCCACTGCTCTTGGATTGGTATTTTTCTACATATTTTATAGAACTGTCGTGCTTAGTTATAGGAGGCAGAAAAAGGATTATGAGGATAGGTTGAAGATAGAGAAAGCAGAAGCTGATGAGAAAAAGAAGATGAGGGAATTGGAGAGGGAAATGGAAGGGCTTGAGGGTGTTGATGATGACGACGAAGAGGAAGGAAGAAAAGGGGAGGAAAATCCTTATATGAAGATGGCTATGCAATTCATGAGGTCAGGTGCTCGTGTCCGAAGAGCACGTAATAAGAAACTTCCCCAGTATTTAGAGAGAGGTGTGGATGTTAAGTTCTCTGATGTTGCTGGGCTTGGGAAAATCAGGGAGGAGCTTGAGGAAATTGTTAAGTTCTTCACCCATGGGGAGATGTATCGCAGGCGAGGAGTCAAAATACCAG GGGGTATACTGCTTTGTGGTCCACCTGGGGTGGGGAAGACTTTGCTAGCAAAGGCTGTGGCTGGTGAGGCAGGGGTGAACTTCTTCTCCATTTCGGCATCTCAGTTTGTTGAGATATATGTTGGTGTTGGTGCTTCTCGTGTTCGAGCACTCTACCAAGAGGCAAGGGAGAAT GCACCATCAGTGGTCTTCATTGATGAGTTGGATGCGGTTGGCAGAGAACGTGGTTTGATAAAGGGTTCGGGTGGACAAGAACGTGATGCGACTTTGAATCAG CTTCTTGTGTGCTTGGATGGTTTTGAAGGCAAAGGTGAAGTCATCACTATTGCTTCTACAAATAGACCAGACATATTGGACCCAGCACTTGTTCGACCAGGGCGGTTTGATCGGAAGATATACATACCAAAACCTGGCCTTATTGGGCGAATTGAAATTCTTAAG GTGCACGCTCGTAAGAAGCCTATGGCTCCTGATTTGGACTATATGGCTGTTGCCAGTATGACTGATGGAATGGTTGGTGCAGAGTTGGCCAACATTGTTGAGGTTGCCGCTATTAATATGATGCGTGATGGAAGACCTGAG ATTACAACTGATGACTTGTTACAAGCTGCACAAATTGAAGAACGAGGAATGCTTGACCGGAAGGAGAGGAGCCCTGAAATGTGGAAGCAAGTTGCTATTAATGAAGCAGCGATGGCTGTCGTGGCAGTGAACTTCCCAGATCTTAGAAATATTGAGTTT GTCACTATTGCTCCAAGGGCTGGCAGGGAGCTTGGTTATGTGCGGATGAAAATGGATCATGTCAAATTTAAGGAAGGAATGCTGAG CCGACAGTCACTCTTGGATCACATCACTGTTCAGCTAGCACCACGTGCTGCTGATGAGCTGTGGTATGGAAAGGACCAG CTCAGTACCATATGGGCGGAGACTGCAGACAATGCTAGATCGGCGGCTCGGACTCTTGTTCTTGGAGGTCTTTCTGAGAAACATTATGGTTTGTCTAGCTTCTGGGTTGCAGATCGGATAAAT GACATTGACTCAGAGGCACTACGGATCTTACATAAGTGCTATGGTCGTGCAAAAGAG ATCCTTGAGCGAAACCGGAACCTTATGGATGCAGTTGTTGATATACTAGTTGAGAAAAAAAGTCTTCAAAAGGAGGAATTCTTTAATTTAGTTAAGCTACATGGATCCCTTCAACCAATGCCTCCCAGTGTAGTTGATCTCAGGTCAGCTAAACGCTTGGAGTTCCAGGATACTCTCACAAAACAGAAGGAAGTAGTCTCTCAGGGACGCAAATGA